In Bacillus sp. Cs-700, one genomic interval encodes:
- a CDS encoding TetR/AcrR family transcriptional regulator — MKKDSTQDRIKEVALILFARKGFEGTSLSEIASGVGIKKPSLYAHYKSKEDLFLAVIHKVSVDYNAFFIQTAEELSGRIPEDQLYYLLHKNTSYLRNDELSLIFKRMMLFPPESLRPDIYAMFEKTEDVMRQVIQSILVQMVHEEEWEQVFDAYLCLLDGVFEQVFYYSPEEHKKRLENSWSAFIKGVYSREEK; from the coding sequence ATGAAAAAAGATTCAACTCAAGATCGCATTAAAGAGGTTGCACTGATTTTATTTGCTCGTAAAGGATTTGAAGGAACTTCCCTATCAGAAATCGCTTCAGGTGTGGGAATAAAGAAGCCTTCTCTTTATGCACATTATAAAAGTAAGGAAGATCTCTTTTTAGCTGTCATCCATAAAGTATCCGTTGATTACAATGCGTTTTTTATACAGACTGCAGAAGAATTAAGCGGTCGGATTCCAGAAGATCAGCTTTATTACCTGCTTCACAAAAACACAAGTTATTTGAGAAATGATGAATTGAGTCTGATCTTTAAACGAATGATGCTGTTTCCACCTGAATCGCTCAGACCAGACATATACGCTATGTTTGAAAAAACAGAAGATGTGATGAGACAGGTGATTCAATCAATCCTTGTACAGATGGTCCACGAAGAGGAGTGGGAGCAGGTTTTTGATGCTTATTTATGTCTACTTGATGGGGTGTTTGAACAGGTTTTCTATTATTCACCTGAAGAGCATAAAAAACGTCTGGAAAATTCGTGGTCAGCTTTTATTAAAGGTGTTTATAGTAGGGAGGAGAAGTAG
- a CDS encoding multidrug efflux SMR transporter gives MAWIYLVIGGLMEVLWAIGLKYSDGFTNPMISLLTIVGIVTSFYFFARALKYLPVGTAYAIFTGLGAAGTAVIGMMFLNESISLMKIFFIILLISSIIGLKLNAKEA, from the coding sequence ATGGCATGGATTTATCTTGTAATAGGTGGGCTGATGGAAGTTTTATGGGCAATTGGTTTAAAATATTCCGATGGGTTTACGAATCCAATGATTAGTTTGTTAACAATTGTAGGAATTGTAACGAGTTTTTACTTTTTTGCGAGAGCGTTAAAGTATTTACCTGTGGGTACGGCCTATGCCATTTTTACTGGACTGGGAGCCGCAGGAACAGCGGTCATTGGCATGATGTTTTTAAATGAATCAATTAGTTTAATGAAAATCTTTTTTATCATATTGCTCATTTCTTCCATTATTGGCTTGAAGTTAAATGCGAAGGAAGCATAG
- a CDS encoding multidrug efflux SMR transporter, with product MAWIALLIAGLGEVGGVISLKLSEGFTKLKPSIFTILFGSMSFFMLSLSLKALPVGTAYAIWTGIGSAGSVLIGMYWFKEPRNRMQLVLISCVVISVVGLRIAEG from the coding sequence ATGGCATGGATTGCATTATTAATCGCTGGACTTGGTGAAGTTGGCGGTGTAATTAGTTTAAAGTTATCTGAAGGGTTTACTAAATTAAAACCGTCTATTTTTACGATCTTATTCGGATCGATGAGCTTTTTTATGTTGTCCTTATCTTTAAAGGCATTGCCAGTAGGTACGGCTTATGCCATTTGGACGGGAATCGGTTCAGCGGGAAGTGTTTTAATTGGGATGTACTGGTTTAAGGAACCAAGGAACCGGATGCAATTAGTGTTAATATCCTGTGTCGTCATATCAGTTGTAGGGCTTCGAATAGCAGAGGGTTGA
- a CDS encoding RAxF-45 family protein: MSNAFVRTEFMDYVSICRAIFHEVAIEGTSVSKFSNFIRKKA; the protein is encoded by the coding sequence ATGTCTAACGCTTTTGTTCGTACGGAATTTATGGATTATGTATCGATTTGCCGTGCGATTTTTCATGAAGTTGCTATTGAAGGGACAAGTGTGTCCAAATTCAGCAACTTCATAAGAAAAAAAGCGTAA
- the abc-f gene encoding ribosomal protection-like ABC-F family protein, producing MICTAQGISKMLGGNSLFEDLSFEVMENDRVGIVGRNGSGKTTLLKLIAGIESTDHGVIHYKKGTKVGYLAQIASDSGLTVKEVLRKAFTNLITMQERMSELESEMGRGDENDRTLKEYGQLLEVFTRKGGYEIDSSIHHVANGLGIKDLLSTSFDQLSGGEKTKVSLGMLLLQEPELLLLDEPTNHLDVEAVEWLETFMEQYKGTIVIVSHDRYFLDEVVTKIMDLEDGDLHVYQGNYSGFVEKKEKLLLAEFAAYQEQQKKMKKMREAIKRLKEWANQANPPNAALHKRARNMERALERIDKIKRPLLERRKMGLEFDLNERSGKDVVRFEDVSIGYQGRSLVKSSNLHIRYGERVAIVGKNGSGKTTLLKALLGSILPQYGKVSISGSVKVGYLSQHVLKESGEKRVIDVYRDTAKVSESDARHELASFLFYGYSVFSKVSSLSGGEKMRLRLAQLMSQKLNLLVLDEPTNHLDIDSREIVEDALDKFTGTIICVSHDRYFLNKCFPVTYWIENNFLHYYSYTYSDAKQKHLETLQQEKESTVKKKKTKTAPVEKEVGLDAEAEVEKLEARLFEIDQQMSVTNCRREYQDLSVEKEKLSLKREQLYEMLMGEER from the coding sequence ATGATATGTACAGCGCAAGGAATTAGTAAGATGCTTGGTGGAAATAGCTTATTTGAGGATCTTTCATTTGAAGTGATGGAGAATGACAGAGTTGGAATCGTAGGTAGGAACGGAAGTGGAAAAACGACTCTTTTAAAACTTATAGCCGGAATTGAATCAACCGATCATGGGGTGATTCATTATAAGAAGGGGACAAAAGTTGGTTATTTAGCGCAAATTGCGAGTGATTCTGGGTTAACCGTTAAGGAAGTTCTTAGAAAAGCTTTCACTAACCTTATTACAATGCAAGAGCGAATGAGCGAACTCGAATCGGAAATGGGGAGAGGGGATGAGAATGATCGCACGTTAAAGGAATATGGACAATTGCTTGAGGTTTTTACAAGAAAAGGGGGATATGAAATTGATTCGTCTATACACCATGTCGCAAATGGACTTGGAATCAAGGACCTTCTTTCTACATCTTTTGATCAACTGAGCGGTGGGGAGAAGACGAAAGTAAGTCTTGGTATGTTATTGCTTCAAGAACCTGAATTATTGTTACTAGATGAGCCAACCAATCACTTGGACGTTGAAGCAGTGGAATGGCTGGAGACGTTTATGGAGCAATATAAGGGTACGATCGTCATTGTTTCGCATGATCGCTATTTTCTTGATGAAGTTGTAACGAAAATAATGGACCTGGAAGATGGTGATTTACATGTTTATCAGGGGAACTACAGTGGTTTTGTAGAAAAGAAAGAAAAGTTGTTGCTGGCTGAATTTGCTGCTTATCAAGAGCAACAAAAGAAAATGAAGAAAATGAGAGAAGCCATTAAACGATTAAAAGAATGGGCAAATCAAGCGAATCCACCGAATGCCGCACTTCACAAACGGGCAAGGAATATGGAAAGAGCGCTTGAGCGCATAGATAAAATCAAGCGACCTCTTCTAGAACGAAGAAAAATGGGGTTGGAATTCGATTTGAATGAGAGAAGCGGAAAAGATGTCGTTCGTTTTGAAGATGTTTCAATTGGTTATCAAGGACGATCATTAGTAAAGAGTAGTAACTTGCACATTCGTTACGGGGAACGGGTGGCGATAGTAGGGAAAAATGGAAGTGGGAAAACAACACTATTGAAAGCGCTACTTGGCTCTATTCTGCCTCAGTATGGAAAGGTTAGCATAAGTGGAAGCGTAAAAGTCGGTTATCTGTCTCAACATGTTCTGAAAGAAAGTGGAGAAAAGAGAGTTATTGATGTGTATCGGGATACTGCAAAGGTTTCTGAATCGGATGCAAGGCATGAATTAGCCAGCTTTCTCTTCTATGGTTACAGCGTTTTTTCGAAAGTATCATCGTTAAGCGGTGGGGAGAAAATGCGACTGCGATTGGCCCAGTTAATGAGTCAGAAACTGAACTTATTAGTACTTGATGAGCCAACAAATCATCTCGATATTGACTCGAGAGAAATAGTAGAAGATGCACTCGACAAATTTACAGGAACCATTATTTGTGTCTCTCATGATCGCTACTTTTTGAATAAATGTTTTCCGGTAACGTACTGGATAGAAAATAATTTTCTCCACTACTATAGTTATACTTACAGTGATGCGAAACAGAAGCACCTTGAAACCTTGCAGCAGGAAAAAGAATCTACGGTTAAAAAGAAGAAGACTAAAACGGCTCCGGTGGAAAAGGAGGTCGGACTTGATGCAGAAGCAGAAGTCGAAAAACTCGAGGCACGTCTCTTTGAAATTGATCAGCAAATGAGCGTGACGAATTGCAGAAGAGAATATCAGGATTTATCTGTTGAGAAAGAAAAGCTAAGTTTAAAACGAGAACAATTATATGAAATGTTAATGGGGGAAGAGAGATGA
- a CDS encoding AAC(3) family N-acetyltransferase, whose product MTEKKAIHTVCMPHTVSSLVVDFRELGIKEGMTLIVHTSLSSLGWVCGGGEAVIQALMETVGEEGTLVMPAQSAGNSDPAEWMAPPVPESWWPIIRENMPAFSRETTATRGMGAIAELFRRYPGVVRSNHPMYSFTAWGKNREYVTEHQPLQAGFGETSPLAKIYELNGKILFIGVGHESNTSLHLSEHAKKNQVYVTKSAALLENGERVWKTYNEIDYDSDCFAKIGYEFEEIENYQTMKIGGAVCKLFDQRKVVDFGRKWCAEHF is encoded by the coding sequence ATGACGGAGAAAAAAGCGATTCATACGGTTTGTATGCCACACACAGTCAGTAGTCTTGTCGTGGACTTTCGGGAGTTAGGGATAAAGGAAGGGATGACTTTAATTGTGCATACCTCACTTAGTTCACTTGGGTGGGTATGTGGAGGAGGAGAAGCCGTTATTCAAGCGCTTATGGAAACGGTTGGAGAAGAGGGAACGCTTGTCATGCCAGCTCAATCGGCCGGTAATTCGGATCCGGCAGAATGGATGGCACCCCCCGTACCTGAGTCATGGTGGCCAATTATTCGCGAGAATATGCCGGCGTTCTCACGCGAAACAACAGCAACAAGAGGTATGGGGGCGATTGCGGAACTTTTTAGACGATATCCGGGAGTTGTAAGAAGTAATCATCCAATGTACTCTTTTACAGCTTGGGGGAAGAATAGAGAGTACGTGACGGAGCATCAACCGCTACAAGCAGGATTTGGAGAAACCTCTCCGCTAGCTAAAATTTACGAGCTAAATGGAAAAATTCTATTCATAGGTGTTGGTCATGAGAGCAATACCTCTCTTCATTTATCTGAGCATGCGAAAAAAAATCAAGTATACGTTACTAAATCAGCTGCGCTGTTGGAGAATGGTGAGAGAGTTTGGAAAACCTACAACGAAATCGACTACGATTCAGATTGTTTTGCGAAGATTGGATATGAATTTGAGGAAATTGAAAACTATCAAACAATGAAAATCGGTGGTGCTGTCTGCAAATTATTTGATCAGAGGAAGGTGGTCGACTTTGGACGGAAATGGTGTGCAGAACATTTTTAA
- a CDS encoding PAS domain-containing sensor histidine kinase, with translation MTYNKENMTYNSSGPPTDNVLQEERGKVTNLVKYYEDSTTALVVQKNEKWLYLNAAAVHLLGYNDFSELEGKSIWETIHASERQTVLKRIEASINGVNPGAFVQRWLRKDGSTVSVEVLAIPVENFLGQTSAIIKEVDHETKKIQEMYANYELITENMNEIISLLDANGRLLYVSPSYRDYARASIDEEIGRSSIRYIHQEDREHVRTEFYKLVKFRKPLMIKYRMQRRDGVFRYIESQGTCILNEEECSYVVVSRDVTEKHQAEMKLQLNEKKHRMILENSNDLICMMNHEGITVYASPSYKEVLGYEQGEVIGKDILTFIHPEDYEKCHKAIQTLTETKQSITIVYRKRHASGNSVILEAKGMAVSEGDEQVNHFVFIARDITEKIQLERYRENIEKLAIIGDVAAGFAHEIRNPLTSIKGFLNLLAKNEAEHDRMYHQIIERELAKIEEVINGFISLAKPEAGEVAEVSLLKLIKNAINVLIPQAASKNIRINISSQLKTIVICCQKNQMKQVFINILKNAVEAIEENGKIDVILEENQNNVFIEIHDNGIGIEEERLERIGVPFYTNKEKGIGLGMTVSNKIITEHKGSLRVESEPGEGTRVYIQLPRNGG, from the coding sequence ATGACTTATAACAAAGAGAATATGACCTATAATAGCTCGGGCCCTCCTACTGACAATGTATTACAAGAAGAGAGGGGTAAGGTAACGAATTTAGTGAAGTACTATGAAGACTCTACAACAGCACTTGTCGTTCAAAAAAATGAGAAATGGCTTTATTTAAACGCCGCAGCTGTTCATCTTCTTGGCTATAACGATTTTAGTGAACTAGAAGGAAAGTCAATCTGGGAGACGATTCATGCATCAGAGAGGCAAACTGTTTTGAAGCGAATCGAGGCTTCGATCAACGGAGTGAATCCTGGCGCTTTCGTTCAACGGTGGCTGAGGAAAGATGGATCCACCGTTTCTGTAGAGGTTTTGGCGATTCCAGTGGAGAATTTTCTTGGTCAAACGTCAGCGATTATAAAAGAGGTTGATCATGAGACCAAAAAAATACAAGAAATGTACGCAAACTATGAGCTCATTACTGAGAACATGAATGAGATTATTAGTTTACTTGATGCTAACGGAAGACTACTTTATGTCTCGCCTTCTTATCGAGATTATGCTCGAGCAAGCATAGACGAGGAAATTGGGCGCAGTTCGATTCGATATATTCATCAGGAAGACAGGGAGCATGTGAGAACAGAGTTTTATAAGCTGGTTAAATTTCGCAAACCTTTAATGATTAAGTATCGTATGCAGCGAAGAGATGGGGTTTTTCGTTATATTGAATCCCAGGGGACGTGCATCTTAAACGAAGAAGAATGCTCTTATGTCGTCGTTTCAAGAGATGTGACCGAAAAACACCAGGCTGAGATGAAACTGCAATTAAATGAGAAAAAGCATCGTATGATCCTTGAAAACAGCAATGACTTAATTTGTATGATGAATCATGAAGGGATTACTGTCTACGCCTCACCTTCCTATAAGGAAGTATTAGGTTATGAGCAAGGTGAAGTCATTGGGAAGGATATCCTAACTTTTATCCATCCTGAAGATTATGAGAAATGTCATAAAGCCATTCAAACTTTAACAGAAACGAAACAATCAATTACAATCGTTTATCGAAAACGGCATGCTTCCGGGAACAGCGTTATTCTCGAAGCGAAGGGGATGGCTGTTAGCGAGGGGGATGAGCAAGTAAATCATTTTGTATTTATAGCTAGAGATATCACTGAAAAAATACAGCTAGAGAGATATCGTGAAAATATTGAGAAGTTAGCAATCATTGGGGACGTGGCGGCTGGTTTTGCACATGAAATACGAAATCCGCTTACGTCAATCAAGGGCTTCTTAAACCTTTTAGCGAAGAATGAGGCAGAACATGATAGGATGTATCATCAAATTATTGAAAGAGAGCTTGCCAAAATAGAAGAGGTGATCAATGGCTTTATTTCCCTTGCAAAACCGGAGGCAGGTGAAGTTGCTGAGGTAAGCTTACTAAAACTAATCAAAAATGCAATTAACGTATTAATACCGCAGGCTGCTTCTAAAAACATTAGAATTAATATTAGCAGTCAGTTAAAAACAATCGTCATTTGTTGTCAAAAAAATCAGATGAAGCAGGTGTTTATTAATATTCTAAAAAATGCAGTCGAAGCGATTGAGGAAAATGGCAAAATCGATGTCATTCTTGAAGAAAATCAAAACAACGTTTTCATTGAGATTCATGACAATGGCATTGGAATTGAAGAAGAAAGACTTGAGCGAATCGGCGTGCCATTTTATACAAATAAAGAAAAAGGCATAGGGCTTGGCATGACTGTTAGTAATAAAATCATTACCGAGCATAAGGGTAGTCTTCGAGTTGAGAGTGAACCTGGAGAAGGCACGCGGGTTTATATTCAGCTTCCAAGGAATGGGGGTTAA
- the coaW gene encoding type II pantothenate kinase: protein MTDLVGIDAGGTLIKTVHLKEGEYNYKIFPLNDINEVVTWLKDQHPKAKLKITGGKQSVLAKLVENEVELVPEFEATTKGVRAILEQSNLTLPDDYLLVNVGTGTSIHSVHCKSAERLGGTGVGGGMLLGLSYLLTGRTDFSEITQLAAKGDRNGIDLKVNDIYEGASPIDGDLTASNFGFIDRIKQQEVKDEDVLACLIGMISESILMMAIPFAKTISTSTIVFIGSTFQSNPLFKQQLERFEELFDINANFPPHGQFSGAVGALLYGSH from the coding sequence ATGACTGATCTCGTTGGGATAGATGCGGGTGGAACGTTGATTAAAACAGTTCACCTTAAGGAAGGTGAATACAATTATAAAATATTTCCATTGAATGATATCAATGAGGTTGTGACGTGGCTTAAAGATCAACATCCAAAAGCAAAGTTGAAGATCACTGGAGGGAAGCAATCGGTCCTTGCTAAGCTAGTTGAAAATGAAGTTGAACTGGTTCCAGAATTCGAGGCGACGACAAAAGGTGTTCGAGCAATTTTAGAACAATCAAATCTAACACTTCCTGACGATTACTTACTTGTAAACGTTGGCACGGGGACTTCGATTCACTCCGTTCATTGTAAAAGTGCTGAACGACTTGGAGGAACGGGTGTAGGGGGTGGGATGCTCTTAGGCCTTTCTTATTTATTGACAGGTCGAACAGACTTTTCGGAGATTACTCAGCTAGCAGCAAAAGGAGATAGAAATGGCATTGATTTAAAGGTGAATGATATTTATGAAGGTGCCTCTCCTATTGATGGTGATTTAACTGCCAGTAACTTTGGCTTTATTGATCGGATTAAGCAGCAAGAAGTCAAAGATGAAGATGTGTTGGCATGCTTAATTGGAATGATTTCCGAGTCGATTTTAATGATGGCAATTCCATTTGCGAAAACCATTTCTACGTCAACCATTGTATTTATCGGTTCTACTTTTCAATCGAATCCATTATTTAAACAGCAGCTTGAACGCTTTGAGGAACTATTTGATATCAACGCCAATTTTCCACCTCATGGTCAATTTAGTGGAGCAGTGGGAGCTTTATTATATGGTAGTCACTAG
- a CDS encoding diguanylate cyclase codes for MQLIHDFFVNMMIILALLFLYYQFFREENLTPTSSIKRKLLSGLYAGMIGILLMIYSIQVVDSTTIVDLRHIPLLLVTLYGGPLPGMIALIVIQITRFIIGINLSSFVSLGLLTSLYIGYLFFRKWKVSFIAKAFWMIIYSNIAFSIIIVYVLLDIKSLFSEMNVLYWITSTVTGAMALYTTEHLRKTNHLFKEYKRSATIDPLTGLNNVRSFDEALNRAIQESTNAEKPLSLLVIDIDHFKHVNDTYGHAAGDTILAQFGKTLRIAARMNDIISRNGGEEFTILLDNCSNREALEIGEQVRSTIEEISFSINKDISIHITASIGTSTFPETVPFSGELYREADEALYQAKRSGRNRICSNEQTMKVYEY; via the coding sequence ATGCAGTTAATACACGACTTTTTTGTCAATATGATGATAATACTGGCTCTACTTTTTCTTTATTATCAATTTTTCAGAGAAGAAAACCTAACACCAACATCTTCAATCAAAAGAAAATTGCTTAGCGGTTTGTATGCTGGCATGATCGGAATTTTGCTGATGATTTATAGCATTCAAGTTGTTGATAGCACAACCATCGTGGATTTAAGACATATACCACTGTTACTGGTCACCTTATATGGAGGACCATTGCCTGGGATGATTGCTCTTATTGTTATCCAAATAACGCGTTTTATAATTGGAATAAATCTTTCTTCTTTTGTTTCACTCGGTTTGTTAACTTCTCTTTATATCGGTTATCTTTTCTTTAGAAAATGGAAGGTTTCATTTATCGCCAAAGCGTTCTGGATGATTATTTATTCCAACATTGCCTTCAGTATTATCATCGTATACGTACTACTTGATATAAAAAGCTTATTTAGTGAAATGAACGTTCTCTATTGGATTACATCAACTGTGACAGGGGCGATGGCGCTTTACACAACAGAACATTTACGAAAAACAAATCACCTGTTTAAAGAATACAAAAGGAGTGCTACCATCGATCCGCTTACCGGGTTAAATAACGTAAGGAGTTTTGATGAAGCATTAAACCGCGCAATACAAGAATCTACAAACGCTGAAAAGCCATTGTCTCTTCTAGTAATTGACATTGATCATTTCAAACATGTGAATGATACATATGGTCACGCAGCTGGAGATACCATTTTGGCTCAGTTTGGTAAGACGTTAAGAATTGCCGCCAGAATGAACGATATTATATCGCGTAATGGTGGAGAAGAATTCACCATTTTACTAGATAATTGCTCAAATAGAGAGGCATTAGAGATTGGTGAACAGGTCAGATCCACGATCGAGGAAATTTCTTTTTCTATTAATAAGGATATTAGCATTCATATCACTGCCTCAATCGGTACGAGTACTTTTCCCGAAACAGTCCCATTTTCTGGTGAGCTTTATCGAGAAGCAGATGAGGCTCTTTATCAAGCAAAACGAAGTGGACGAAATCGCATTTGTTCAAATGAACAAACTATGAAAGTCTATGAGTATTAA